From Vagococcus jeotgali, one genomic window encodes:
- the topA gene encoding type I DNA topoisomerase, with product MSYKYLVIVESPAKAKTIEKYLGRNYKVVASVGHIRDLPKSKMGIDIENNFEPHYINIRGKGPVIKELKKYAKKAEKVYLAADPDREGEAIAWHLAHILDLDLNDNNRVVFNEITKEAVKQAFKEPRKINLDLVDAQQARRILDRLVGYSISPLLWKKVKKGLSAGRVQSVALKMIVDREEEIRKFEPEEYWSIPGTFLKKKAKFSANFYGINGKKVKLSNESEVKDVMDKLTSRDYDVTKVTKKERKRNPALPFTTSSLQQEAARKLNFRTRKTMMVAQQLYEGIKLGKGQGTVGLITYMRTDSTRLSDTAKNEAYDYIVDTYGKEYLGTKKKATKKAEGAQDAHEAIRPSSVLRTPESIKEFLDKDQFKLYSLIWSRMLASRMAPAVMDTMRVDLSQNDINFVANGSKVKFQGFMKVYIEGKDNGKEEKDNILPELIVGDVVKSVDIEPKQHFTQPPARYSEATLVKTLEEQGVGRPSTYAPTLETIQRRYYVKLNARRFEPTELGEIVNTIMCEYFPQIVNLSFTAGMEEKLDNIAEAKENWVEVIDKYYQPFSKELATAETKMEKIQIKDEPAGFDCELCGSPMVIKLGKYGKFYACSNFPECRNTMAIVKKIGVSCPTCKKGDVIEKKTKKNRIFYGCDRYPECEFTSWDKPIGRDCPKCEHYLVQKKVRGGMQIICSNCDYQEDIQK from the coding sequence ATGAGTTACAAATATTTGGTGATTGTAGAATCCCCTGCTAAAGCTAAGACCATTGAGAAGTATCTAGGTCGCAATTATAAGGTTGTGGCAAGTGTTGGTCATATTAGAGATTTGCCAAAAAGTAAAATGGGTATAGATATTGAAAATAATTTTGAACCTCACTACATTAATATCAGAGGAAAAGGTCCAGTTATTAAAGAATTAAAGAAATATGCGAAAAAGGCGGAAAAAGTTTACCTTGCAGCCGATCCGGATAGAGAAGGAGAAGCTATTGCTTGGCATTTAGCTCATATTCTAGATTTAGATTTAAATGATAACAACCGTGTCGTATTTAACGAAATTACAAAAGAAGCTGTTAAACAAGCCTTTAAGGAACCAAGAAAAATCAACCTTGACTTAGTAGATGCCCAACAAGCAAGAAGAATATTGGACCGTTTAGTTGGTTATTCAATTAGTCCTTTATTATGGAAGAAAGTTAAAAAAGGACTAAGTGCTGGTCGTGTTCAGTCTGTTGCTTTAAAGATGATTGTTGATAGAGAAGAAGAAATTAGAAAATTCGAGCCTGAAGAGTACTGGAGTATCCCAGGAACCTTTTTAAAGAAAAAAGCTAAATTTTCTGCTAATTTTTATGGGATAAATGGTAAAAAAGTAAAACTATCTAATGAATCAGAAGTGAAAGATGTGATGGATAAGTTAACTAGCCGTGATTATGATGTGACTAAGGTAACTAAAAAGGAGAGAAAACGTAATCCAGCTCTACCTTTTACGACGAGTAGTCTGCAACAAGAAGCTGCTAGGAAACTTAATTTTAGAACTAGAAAAACAATGATGGTTGCCCAACAATTATATGAGGGGATTAAATTAGGTAAAGGTCAAGGAACAGTCGGTCTGATTACTTACATGAGAACTGACTCAACAAGACTGTCTGATACTGCTAAAAATGAAGCTTATGATTATATCGTAGACACATATGGTAAAGAATATTTAGGGACGAAGAAAAAAGCGACTAAAAAAGCTGAAGGAGCACAAGATGCTCATGAGGCTATTCGTCCTTCAAGTGTCCTGAGAACACCTGAGTCTATCAAAGAATTTCTAGATAAGGATCAATTTAAGTTGTATTCATTAATTTGGTCAAGAATGCTTGCCAGTCGTATGGCTCCTGCCGTTATGGATACAATGCGGGTAGATTTATCTCAAAATGACATTAATTTTGTCGCAAATGGCTCTAAAGTTAAATTCCAAGGATTTATGAAAGTCTATATTGAAGGTAAAGATAATGGTAAAGAAGAAAAAGATAATATCTTACCTGAGCTTATTGTTGGGGATGTAGTAAAAAGTGTTGATATTGAGCCGAAACAACATTTCACGCAACCACCAGCAAGATATAGTGAAGCAACTCTTGTTAAAACCTTAGAAGAACAAGGTGTGGGACGTCCTTCGACGTATGCACCAACGCTTGAAACGATACAAAGAAGGTATTATGTCAAATTGAATGCCAGACGCTTTGAGCCAACTGAGCTGGGGGAGATTGTGAATACGATTATGTGTGAGTATTTCCCGCAAATTGTTAACCTAAGTTTTACTGCTGGTATGGAAGAAAAATTAGATAATATTGCAGAAGCTAAAGAAAATTGGGTTGAGGTCATTGATAAGTACTATCAACCATTTTCAAAAGAATTAGCGACAGCTGAGACTAAAATGGAAAAAATTCAAATTAAAGATGAGCCAGCAGGTTTTGATTGTGAATTGTGTGGCTCTCCTATGGTCATCAAACTTGGTAAATATGGTAAATTCTATGCTTGTAGTAACTTTCCTGAGTGTCGTAACACAATGGCCATTGTGAAAAAAATTGGAGTTTCTTGTCCAACATGTAAAAAGGGAGACGTCATTGAGAAGAAAACGAAGAAAAATCGTATCTTTTACGGGTGTGATCGTTACCCAGAGTGTGAATTTACTTCTTGGGATAAACCAATTGGTCGTGACTGTCCAAAATGTGAGCACTATTTAGTTCAGAAAAAAGTTCGTGGTGGCATGCAAATTATTTGTAGTAATTGTGATTATCAAGAAGACATTCAAAAATAA
- the dprA gene encoding DNA-processing protein DprA, translated as MDNYTIFRLKLLKGLGNKGRLKALAYSKNHELKFEEGLFLEQLLGIQPRYRHKFQQSLIDVQDMSEEDYLSFVEQTGFVTILDADYPEQLLEIYNPPIALFYQGDISLLQKNMLSVIGSREQTTFGKEMIDHIVPHLVNEDIVIVSGLAKGNDTYAHKTAIRHRGQTVGVLGSGHNYIYPKDNQHLQTYMAEHQLVLSEYFPHEKPLAYHFPERNRIIAGLSKGTIVIESKEKSGTFITAQLALEEGRDVFAIPNQPFCMESTGCLNLIKDGAKITTCAEDILEELIN; from the coding sequence ATGGATAACTATACTATTTTTCGTCTAAAATTACTAAAAGGACTAGGTAATAAAGGAAGATTGAAAGCTTTAGCTTACTCCAAGAATCATGAGTTGAAATTTGAAGAGGGTTTATTTTTAGAACAACTTTTAGGTATTCAGCCAAGGTATCGTCATAAATTTCAACAATCTTTAATAGATGTTCAGGATATGAGTGAAGAAGACTACCTGAGTTTTGTAGAGCAAACTGGTTTTGTGACGATTTTGGATGCGGATTACCCAGAACAGTTATTAGAAATTTATAACCCTCCCATTGCTTTGTTTTATCAAGGAGATATTAGTTTATTGCAAAAAAATATGCTCTCAGTCATTGGTTCAAGAGAACAAACTACTTTTGGAAAAGAAATGATTGATCATATCGTTCCTCATTTAGTCAATGAAGATATTGTAATTGTCAGTGGTTTAGCTAAGGGAAATGATACGTACGCTCATAAAACGGCAATTAGACACCGTGGGCAAACAGTCGGTGTATTAGGTTCTGGTCATAATTATATCTATCCAAAAGACAATCAACATTTGCAAACGTATATGGCTGAACATCAATTAGTTTTATCAGAGTATTTTCCGCATGAAAAACCTTTAGCTTATCATTTCCCTGAGCGTAACCGTATTATTGCAGGATTATCTAAAGGAACGATTGTGATAGAGTCTAAAGAAAAAAGTGGTACATTTATTACAGCTCAACTTGCCTTAGAGGAGGGAAGAGATGTATTTGCTATTCCAAATCAACCTTTTTGTATGGAATCAACAGGATGTCTAAATTTGATTAAAGACGGAGCAAAAATCACAACATGTGCAGAAGATATTTTAGAGGAGCTAATAAATTAA
- a CDS encoding ribonuclease HII → MSETVKVIKEKLLNVTTMEDPFVKLCEKDERKGVQTALIQTKRRLKKAEHLLERFEMMSRFEKKYHKAGFEYIAGIDEVGRGPLAGPVVACSIVLPKDFSVSLVEVNDSKQLSLAKREELFDKIMDEALAVGIGIKSETVIDSVNIYEATKLAMIDSINELGIKPDYLLIDAMTLPVDIPQDNIIKGDANSISIACASIIAKVTRDRMMFEFDNTYPGYGFATNAGYGTKEHLIHLKEAGITPIHRKSFEPIKSMVNKEN, encoded by the coding sequence ATGAGCGAGACGGTTAAAGTCATCAAAGAAAAATTATTAAACGTCACCACTATGGAAGACCCTTTTGTCAAACTTTGTGAAAAGGATGAGCGAAAAGGAGTTCAAACAGCTTTAATACAAACAAAAAGACGTCTTAAAAAAGCTGAACATTTATTGGAACGATTTGAAATGATGTCTCGTTTTGAGAAAAAATATCATAAGGCAGGTTTTGAATATATTGCCGGTATTGATGAGGTTGGACGTGGTCCTTTAGCTGGTCCTGTGGTTGCTTGTTCTATTGTTTTACCTAAAGATTTCTCTGTATCTTTAGTAGAAGTAAATGATTCAAAACAGCTATCACTAGCTAAAAGAGAAGAACTCTTTGATAAAATCATGGATGAAGCTTTAGCTGTTGGTATTGGGATTAAGTCTGAAACAGTTATTGATTCAGTTAATATATACGAAGCAACAAAACTGGCTATGATAGACTCAATTAATGAGTTAGGGATAAAACCAGATTATTTGTTAATAGATGCTATGACACTTCCTGTTGATATCCCACAAGATAATATTATCAAAGGAGATGCAAATAGTATTTCGATTGCTTGTGCTAGTATTATTGCCAAAGTGACAAGGGACAGAATGATGTTTGAGTTTGATAATACATATCCAGGATATGGTTTTGCAACAAATGCCGGTTATGGAACAAAGGAGCATTTGATTCATTTAAAAGAAGCAGGAATAACCCCTATTCATAGAAAATCCTTTGAGCCAATTAAAAGTATGGTCAATAAAGAAAATTAA
- the ylqF gene encoding ribosome biogenesis GTPase YlqF, whose amino-acid sequence MTIQWFPGHMAKARREVAEKLKLVDIVLEIVDARLPISSRNPMLDSLIQQKPRLMLLNKADLADNRETAKWHDYFEKQGIHCLAINASQGKGINKIIPKVKEILGEKLERQAARGMKSMPIRAMCIGIPNVGKSTLLNRLAKKNMAKTGNTPGVTKGQQWLKTGKDLELLDTPGILWPKFEDKEIGKKLALTGAIKDTLLHMDDLALYGLEFFKEYYPKQLQERYKLSDEDMMLEGTDLLIVITRKRGFQEDFERGSVMIVQEIRDGRLGTYTLDRVADFEHEEDLK is encoded by the coding sequence ATGACAATTCAATGGTTTCCAGGCCACATGGCAAAAGCCAGAAGAGAAGTGGCAGAAAAATTAAAATTAGTTGATATTGTATTAGAAATTGTAGATGCTAGGTTACCTATTTCAAGTCGGAACCCGATGCTTGACTCACTAATTCAGCAAAAGCCAAGATTAATGTTATTAAATAAAGCAGATTTAGCAGATAACCGTGAAACTGCTAAATGGCATGATTATTTTGAAAAGCAAGGGATTCACTGTCTTGCTATTAATGCTAGTCAAGGCAAAGGGATTAATAAAATCATCCCAAAAGTAAAAGAAATTTTAGGTGAAAAACTAGAAAGACAAGCTGCAAGAGGCATGAAGTCTATGCCAATTCGTGCTATGTGTATAGGTATTCCAAATGTTGGTAAATCAACCCTATTAAACCGATTAGCTAAAAAAAATATGGCTAAAACTGGAAATACACCAGGTGTGACAAAGGGACAACAATGGTTAAAAACAGGAAAGGATTTAGAGCTATTAGATACTCCAGGTATTTTATGGCCTAAATTTGAAGACAAAGAGATTGGGAAAAAATTAGCCCTAACAGGGGCGATTAAAGACACATTATTACATATGGATGATTTAGCTCTTTATGGCTTAGAGTTTTTTAAAGAGTATTATCCTAAACAGTTACAAGAAAGGTATAAGTTATCTGATGAGGACATGATGCTTGAAGGGACTGATTTGCTGATAGTAATCACTAGAAAACGTGGATTCCAAGAGGACTTTGAGCGTGGTAGTGTGATGATTGTTCAAGAAATCAGAGATGGTAGACTAGGAACTTATACTTTAGATAGAGTAGCAGATTTTGAGCATGAAGAGGACCTTAAATGA
- the lepB gene encoding signal peptidase I, giving the protein MIIVERVGDFLKRKWIDILWHWVKMFVLCTVVVFIIRAFIFVPLEVSGSSMSPTLKESDFVVMENFSEIKRFDIIVFYSPDGSTYVKRVIGLPGEQVTYKKDQLYINGEKIEEPFLKDIKKKKNEYVFTTDLESEEIIGSETIPENQYFVLGDNRRLSKDSRSFGTISEQSVIGKVKLVYYPVNHMKIIKR; this is encoded by the coding sequence ATGATAATAGTCGAAAGAGTAGGTGATTTTTTGAAGAGAAAATGGATCGATATACTATGGCATTGGGTCAAGATGTTTGTACTCTGTACTGTTGTTGTTTTTATTATTAGAGCTTTTATTTTTGTACCACTTGAAGTGAGTGGTAGTTCAATGTCTCCTACTTTAAAAGAATCTGATTTTGTAGTTATGGAAAATTTTTCAGAAATCAAACGATTTGATATTATCGTTTTTTATTCTCCAGATGGTAGCACCTATGTTAAACGTGTGATTGGCTTACCAGGCGAGCAGGTCACTTACAAAAAAGACCAATTGTATATCAATGGTGAAAAAATTGAAGAACCTTTTTTAAAGGATATTAAAAAAAAGAAGAACGAGTATGTTTTTACAACTGATTTAGAATCTGAGGAAATTATTGGAAGTGAAACAATTCCAGAAAATCAATATTTTGTTTTAGGTGACAATAGAAGGCTTAGTAAAGATAGTCGTTCATTTGGGACGATTTCAGAACAATCAGTGATTGGTAAAGTTAAATTGGTGTACTATCCAGTTAATCATATGAAAATAATAAAAAGATAG
- a CDS encoding S41 family peptidase, with protein MKEKKEKKMTTFHYVVSLIVVAIFASGATVFIYELNDNKQLAYETAGGKQSDDDDLAYLYSLIETGYIEDVDPQALHDGAMKGMVQAIDDPYSSYLTKSEAKEFDDDISGNFEGIGAVMTMTNDMPTVAEPPIKDSPAEKAKMQAGDIILKVDGEETQGKTLNEIVKTVRGEKGTDVVLDIQRDTETFPVTITRDVIPVDSVKGNIDKNDKDVGYIQISSFNTTTSKEFDEVVNQLRKDGAKSFVIDVRGNPGGVLTEVEKISSRFLEDGQPIVKFDSKLEGTEEHDASKQLDNGEKIKEPTVLLVDENSASASEILAGAFIDSAGLDVVGESTFGKGTVQTVIPTGDGGELKLTIKKWLTPDGTWIHEKGVKPTIEEKKPDYIQHKLIDTKITYKLGSTNENVKIINEYLNVLGYSVEDDSDTYSTETQSAIKAFQEKNDLKATGVADKDTIRLLERRIVEHWKDNDTQYQKGIEVLNKK; from the coding sequence ATGAAAGAAAAAAAAGAAAAAAAGATGACCACGTTTCACTACGTTGTATCACTTATTGTCGTAGCAATTTTTGCTTCTGGAGCAACGGTGTTTATTTACGAATTAAACGATAACAAACAACTTGCCTATGAAACAGCAGGTGGAAAACAATCAGATGATGATGATTTGGCTTATTTATATAGTTTGATTGAAACAGGTTACATTGAGGATGTAGATCCACAAGCACTACATGATGGGGCGATGAAGGGGATGGTCCAAGCCATTGATGACCCTTATTCTAGCTATTTAACTAAATCAGAGGCTAAAGAATTTGATGATGACATTAGTGGTAATTTCGAAGGAATTGGTGCTGTGATGACTATGACTAATGATATGCCAACAGTTGCTGAACCACCAATTAAAGATTCACCTGCAGAAAAAGCTAAAATGCAGGCAGGAGATATTATTTTAAAAGTTGACGGTGAAGAAACACAAGGTAAAACCTTAAATGAAATTGTTAAAACAGTTCGTGGTGAAAAAGGAACAGACGTGGTCCTCGATATCCAACGTGATACTGAAACTTTTCCAGTAACGATTACCCGTGATGTGATTCCTGTTGATTCAGTAAAAGGAAACATTGATAAAAATGATAAAGATGTTGGCTACATTCAAATTAGTAGCTTTAATACCACAACTTCCAAAGAGTTTGATGAGGTGGTAAATCAATTAAGAAAAGACGGGGCTAAGTCCTTTGTCATTGATGTCAGAGGTAACCCTGGTGGTGTGTTGACAGAAGTTGAGAAAATTTCTAGTCGCTTTTTAGAAGATGGTCAACCCATCGTTAAATTTGATTCAAAACTTGAAGGAACAGAAGAGCATGATGCTAGTAAGCAATTAGATAATGGTGAGAAAATTAAAGAACCAACTGTCTTATTAGTAGATGAAAATAGTGCCAGTGCCTCTGAAATTTTAGCTGGTGCTTTTATAGACTCAGCTGGATTAGATGTCGTTGGGGAGTCAACTTTTGGTAAGGGAACAGTTCAGACTGTTATCCCAACTGGTGATGGTGGTGAGCTTAAGTTAACTATTAAAAAATGGCTAACACCAGATGGAACTTGGATTCATGAAAAAGGTGTGAAACCAACAATAGAAGAGAAAAAACCAGATTATATTCAGCATAAATTGATTGATACAAAAATAACTTACAAACTAGGTTCAACCAATGAAAATGTTAAAATAATCAATGAGTATTTAAATGTTTTGGGTTATTCTGTTGAGGATGATTCAGATACGTATTCTACAGAAACACAGTCAGCTATTAAAGCTTTCCAAGAAAAAAATGACTTAAAAGCCACAGGTGTAGCTGATAAGGATACAATCCGTTTACTAGAAAGACGAATTGTAGAGCATTGGAAAGACAATGACACTCAATACCAAAAAGGTATAGAAGTTTTAAATAAGAAGTAA
- a CDS encoding sterile alpha motif-like domain-containing protein: MTLSFYQFIQTQRGMITPTNVSQLSEDIFDDLQFPKNETTYHDISEYLETNAYYVTSMDVFDELWSMYEEAKD, translated from the coding sequence ATGACTTTAAGTTTTTATCAATTTATTCAAACACAGCGTGGTATGATAACACCAACTAACGTATCTCAGTTATCTGAAGATATTTTTGATGATTTGCAATTTCCAAAAAATGAGACCACTTATCACGATATTTCTGAGTATCTAGAAACAAATGCCTATTATGTGACAAGTATGGATGTTTTTGATGAGTTATGGTCTATGTATGAAGAAGCTAAGGATTAG
- a CDS encoding YpmS family protein, translated as MRKKGKVNKIIEVKQPGRFKAFFSNPWKIAFLVLLAIILAFGIVIGIRISTPRMSYNNEQQVSFDKSEPILEVLMTKQQVNSVVDYYAKDLMKDSGVDYSFTLEKDALIDGTFSLMGHDTHFYLYFEPYVLSNGNVQLEAKSLSIGALNVPIPAVINYISHSVDFPDWVEIKPDDSMIILHLDSLELPNGMRVRAEQINLVDDQIRFSLFLPEKAKPNKKQEN; from the coding sequence ATGAGAAAAAAAGGAAAAGTAAATAAAATAATTGAAGTAAAACAACCAGGTAGATTTAAGGCCTTCTTTTCAAACCCTTGGAAAATTGCCTTTTTAGTATTATTAGCCATCATATTAGCTTTTGGAATTGTGATTGGCATTAGAATAAGTACACCTAGAATGTCTTACAATAATGAGCAACAAGTATCATTTGATAAGTCAGAACCAATTCTAGAAGTATTAATGACAAAACAACAAGTTAATTCAGTAGTAGATTATTATGCAAAAGATTTAATGAAGGACTCCGGTGTTGACTACTCCTTCACTCTGGAAAAAGATGCTTTAATTGATGGAACATTCTCACTAATGGGGCATGATACTCATTTTTACCTTTATTTTGAGCCTTACGTGTTGTCAAACGGTAATGTTCAATTAGAGGCGAAAAGTTTATCAATCGGGGCTTTAAATGTTCCTATTCCAGCAGTCATCAATTATATTTCTCACTCAGTTGATTTTCCTGATTGGGTAGAAATTAAGCCAGATGATTCAATGATTATTCTACATTTAGATAGTCTAGAGCTACCAAATGGTATGAGAGTGAGAGCTGAGCAGATTAACCTAGTAGATGATCAAATTAGGTTTAGTTTATTCTTGCCTGAAAAAGCGAAACCTAATAAAAAACAGGAGAATTAA
- a CDS encoding SGNH/GDSL hydrolase family protein, with protein MKNIKKNISFIYLFIGTFLIFWFLFSLMMPKANNISQPKVEEPKEKRIEMIRLSAIGDSLTEGIGDTTSSGGYIPLLQKDLSAEYPVDVFQAENFGKSGDRSDQILKRLKKNENMSKSVKDADVILLTVGGNDLMQALQPKLFGKISIEKMEKPKKVYLDRMQELYDEIRRLNPEAPIYQLGIYNPYYLTFSEIPELQDIVNFWNKSSQEFVNEQGNAYFVPINDDMYQGLKDGTVSLESAETTSDSGVVNGLISPEDTVHPNNQGYQIIANAFELKMGATKKEWLK; from the coding sequence ATGAAAAATATAAAGAAAAATATAAGTTTTATCTATTTATTTATTGGTACTTTTTTAATTTTTTGGTTTCTTTTTTCACTTATGATGCCAAAAGCTAATAATATTAGCCAACCTAAGGTGGAAGAGCCAAAAGAAAAAAGAATTGAGATGATTCGCCTAAGTGCTATTGGTGACTCTTTAACAGAAGGTATTGGTGATACAACCTCATCTGGTGGTTATATACCACTTCTTCAAAAAGACTTATCAGCTGAGTATCCAGTAGATGTTTTTCAAGCTGAAAACTTTGGTAAATCTGGGGATAGAAGTGATCAAATTTTAAAAAGGTTGAAAAAAAATGAAAATATGAGTAAATCAGTTAAAGATGCCGATGTTATTTTATTAACTGTAGGTGGTAATGATTTAATGCAAGCTTTGCAACCAAAATTATTTGGAAAAATAAGTATTGAAAAAATGGAGAAACCTAAAAAAGTTTATCTAGATAGAATGCAAGAATTATATGATGAGATAAGACGACTAAATCCTGAAGCGCCTATTTATCAATTAGGTATTTATAATCCTTATTACTTAACATTTTCTGAAATTCCAGAGTTACAAGACATTGTAAACTTTTGGAATAAAAGCTCACAAGAGTTTGTTAATGAGCAAGGTAATGCTTACTTTGTGCCTATTAATGATGATATGTACCAAGGTTTAAAGGATGGTACCGTTAGTTTAGAAAGTGCTGAAACAACAAGTGATAGTGGTGTTGTAAATGGCTTGATTTCACCAGAAGACACCGTTCACCCCAATAATCAGGGATATCAAATTATTGCTAATGCCTTTGAGCTTAAAATGGGTGCTACTAAAAAAGAATGGTTAAAGTAA
- a CDS encoding DegV family protein, protein MTNVKVVTDSSCIISDERKKGLEIHTINLSIMVDSVIYANQNDLNPAEFMTMMANAQSLPKTSQPPIGEFVELYDKLGEDGSEIISIHLTESLSGTVNTARQAAQISTSNVTVVDSEYIDQALGFQVYKAATLAKQGASIDEVVKGVEHVKNNTQLYMGVATLENLVKGGRIGKLVGAVSGFLNMKIMLQLKNGELEVVTKGRGNKTFIKWLKSLEEKLSDLSIEAIGMSEANGRAICEEMRVSLEKVLPNMAIPILHTTPLVATHSGEGAFALMFYTD, encoded by the coding sequence ATGACAAATGTAAAAGTAGTAACAGATTCATCTTGTATTATTTCAGATGAAAGAAAAAAAGGTTTAGAAATACATACAATTAATTTATCTATTATGGTGGACAGTGTTATTTATGCTAATCAAAATGACTTAAACCCAGCTGAGTTTATGACAATGATGGCTAATGCGCAATCATTACCTAAAACAAGCCAGCCTCCAATTGGTGAGTTTGTTGAGTTATATGATAAATTAGGAGAAGATGGTAGTGAGATTATTTCAATTCACTTAACTGAATCATTAAGTGGGACAGTTAATACAGCTAGACAAGCAGCTCAAATTTCGACTTCTAATGTCACAGTGGTAGATAGTGAATATATTGATCAGGCGCTAGGTTTTCAGGTATACAAAGCTGCCACACTAGCTAAGCAAGGTGCATCGATTGACGAAGTTGTTAAAGGTGTTGAGCATGTTAAAAACAATACACAACTATACATGGGAGTAGCAACACTTGAGAATTTAGTTAAAGGTGGTCGCATTGGAAAATTAGTTGGTGCTGTTTCAGGATTTTTAAATATGAAGATTATGCTGCAATTAAAAAATGGTGAATTAGAAGTAGTCACAAAAGGAAGAGGGAATAAAACTTTTATTAAGTGGTTAAAATCCCTTGAAGAAAAACTATCTGATTTATCAATTGAAGCTATTGGGATGTCAGAGGCAAATGGTCGAGCTATTTGTGAGGAGATGAGAGTCTCTTTAGAAAAGGTCTTACCTAACATGGCTATTCCAATTCTACACACTACACCACTTGTTGCGACACATTCAGGTGAAGGGGCTTTTGCCTTAATGTTTTATACAGACTAA
- the trhA gene encoding PAQR family membrane homeostasis protein TrhA, whose protein sequence is MQQRTFSKRYLIVNEVFNAITHGIGAGLSIAGLVLLIIKGAQMHSPIRIVSYSIFGASMILLFLFSTLFHSLIFTKAKPVFQVFDHSSIYLLIAGSYTPYCLVTIGGGLGWFLLITIWTLAITGIVYKSIFLQKRGKADYFIYILMGWLCVIATKPLYLGLGRTGLLLLVLGGVSYTVGTYFYSKQNSIKFMHVIWHLFVLAGAMFIFFSIYLYT, encoded by the coding sequence ATGCAACAAAGAACTTTTTCAAAACGATACCTCATTGTTAACGAAGTATTCAATGCTATCACTCATGGTATAGGTGCTGGTCTAAGTATTGCAGGACTAGTATTACTTATCATAAAAGGAGCACAGATGCACTCTCCAATTCGCATTGTCTCGTATTCAATTTTTGGGGCTTCTATGATTTTACTTTTTCTATTTTCAACATTATTTCATAGTTTAATTTTTACTAAAGCAAAACCAGTCTTTCAAGTATTTGATCACAGCTCTATTTACCTACTAATAGCAGGTAGCTATACACCTTATTGCCTAGTCACAATTGGTGGTGGACTTGGTTGGTTTTTACTTATTACCATTTGGACTTTAGCTATTACTGGCATTGTTTACAAATCGATTTTTCTACAAAAAAGAGGTAAAGCAGATTACTTTATCTACATCTTAATGGGTTGGTTATGTGTGATTGCGACTAAACCTCTTTATTTAGGTTTAGGAAGAACTGGACTATTACTACTTGTTCTAGGTGGTGTCTCTTATACTGTAGGAACTTACTTTTATAGTAAACAAAATAGCATTAAATTTATGCATGTGATTTGGCACCTATTTGTATTAGCCGGTGCTATGTTTATCTTCTTCTCAATTTATCTATATACTTAA
- a CDS encoding YfbR-like 5'-deoxynucleotidase yields MGLNEYILGLNNLEKITRAPGFFKFTEHTVAAHSYRVASIAQVLGDIEELNHQQVDWKSLYEKSLNHDYTERFIGDIKTPVKYASPELRGMLQIVEEKMTEEFIDQEIPVEFQEIYRRRLFEGKDETLEGQILAVADKIDLLYESFEEIVKGNPEVVYKEMFIEAVQTIQTFNHLVSVQYFLKEIFPELLDREFYGKEEFLIQINELF; encoded by the coding sequence ATGGGATTAAATGAATACATACTAGGGTTAAACAATTTAGAAAAAATTACACGAGCACCAGGTTTTTTCAAATTTACAGAACACACAGTAGCAGCTCATTCATACAGAGTGGCATCAATTGCCCAAGTTTTAGGTGATATTGAAGAACTTAATCACCAGCAAGTAGACTGGAAGAGTTTATATGAAAAATCATTAAATCATGATTATACGGAGCGTTTTATTGGGGATATTAAAACACCTGTAAAATACGCAAGTCCAGAGCTTCGTGGTATGTTACAGATTGTTGAAGAAAAAATGACGGAAGAGTTTATTGATCAAGAAATTCCAGTTGAATTTCAAGAGATATATCGTAGACGTTTGTTTGAAGGAAAAGATGAAACGCTTGAAGGCCAAATTTTAGCAGTAGCAGATAAGATTGATTTATTATATGAATCTTTTGAAGAGATTGTTAAAGGGAATCCAGAAGTGGTTTATAAAGAGATGTTTATTGAAGCTGTTCAAACAATTCAAACCTTTAATCACTTAGTATCTGTTCAATATTTTTTAAAAGAGATTTTCCCAGAACTACTAGATAGAGAGTTCTATGGCAAAGAAGAATTTTTGATTCAAATTAATGAGTTGTTTTAA